One Thermomicrobiales bacterium DNA segment encodes these proteins:
- a CDS encoding AAA family ATPase, whose translation MTSRVPTFQTPAMVVGRTKERAFLHETFARAKAGHGQVVLVGGEAGIGKTTLVRDLLQDASGSNLRFLTSQCYDLTTTPPYGPWLDLFASAPSGADGPRVPLAFEGGFLGTISDQAKLYAEVREYVAQASAANTLVIILEDLHWADPASLELLRYLAPRIGSLRVLLLLTYRDDEITRSNPFYQQLPQILRESGGLRLDLRPLTEAELTDLVRARWRLPEQQEETLARYLGIHAEGNPFFATELLRSLDDEGIVQSWSNSTEPVELDRLVMPSLVQQVIDLRVDKLGATARDRLAIASVIGHDVPIELWARVAKLTDSELLETIEDAVDAHVLEAGPSGTRVMFVHALTRSALYEGIFPPKRRILHQQIADALIESRMQNPDAIAYHLVQAGDVRAPEWLIAAGDAAQRSYAWLSAVDRFEQAAALLAESGGSEQTRGWLLYRLARLQRYRSGHRAVEAIAEAERIGQRTGDAMLETDARYSLGIIQLFGGEFGPGITNMVDGIERMETQLDATMVTSDDRVPWMADSLPSVDSQALRESDGGIEVLRARGMHHRRGGMPMFLAMAGRFQEAEAVAQPFLDATADTSTLGNWVASARGHCHLGAAIARVHMSDPSGARTHFEAGRALYASLDHHAVMAFSMLCELRESVIPFATRDVEFRRRLGREASEALSRAAGSFPAELSPERAMLVVHFLDGSWDEALRIASDSPSHGAALLRREVVVTVAAIARAQGRVADARAALAQALPLGQATVPGTTLFSESTDVMIIAADLAIDQRSLAEARGWLETLDRWFAWSGATRGLAEGTLRWARWHRAAGDDARAIELARSAIELARDPDQPLVHIGANRLLGEIAAAAGNTADAQALLEASLDLATACQISHLEAMAHASLSLLMAQIDEHQVARMHAAHARPIVERLGLAMARQQLAAVDARLSASQGASPNGLTPREMEVLKLAALGMTDAAIGEALFISPRTASQHLRSIYGKLGVSTRSAATRYALEHGLA comes from the coding sequence ATGACATCCCGAGTACCCACATTTCAAACACCAGCGATGGTCGTCGGCCGGACGAAGGAACGCGCGTTCCTGCACGAAACCTTCGCGCGAGCCAAAGCCGGACATGGTCAGGTGGTGCTGGTTGGCGGCGAGGCGGGGATCGGCAAGACAACGCTGGTTCGCGATTTGCTGCAGGACGCCAGCGGATCCAACCTCCGATTCCTGACGAGCCAGTGCTATGACCTCACCACCACGCCGCCGTACGGACCGTGGCTCGATCTCTTTGCCAGCGCCCCATCGGGGGCAGACGGCCCCAGAGTCCCGCTGGCGTTCGAAGGCGGATTTCTGGGAACGATCAGCGACCAGGCGAAGCTCTATGCCGAAGTGCGGGAGTATGTGGCGCAGGCGTCCGCAGCGAACACGCTGGTGATCATCCTGGAGGATCTGCACTGGGCCGATCCCGCCAGTCTCGAGCTCCTGCGCTATCTCGCCCCGCGCATTGGGTCGTTACGCGTGCTGCTGTTGCTGACCTACCGGGACGACGAGATCACCCGCAGCAATCCGTTCTATCAGCAGTTGCCCCAGATCCTGCGGGAATCCGGCGGTTTGCGGCTCGATTTGCGCCCGTTGACGGAAGCCGAGCTCACGGATCTGGTGCGAGCCAGATGGCGGTTGCCTGAGCAACAGGAAGAGACGCTTGCTCGCTATCTGGGCATCCACGCGGAAGGGAACCCGTTCTTCGCAACGGAGCTCCTGCGCAGTCTGGACGACGAGGGAATCGTGCAATCCTGGTCGAACAGCACGGAACCAGTCGAGCTCGATCGGCTGGTGATGCCGTCATTGGTCCAGCAAGTCATCGACCTTCGCGTCGACAAACTGGGCGCCACGGCGCGGGATCGTTTGGCAATTGCGTCAGTTATTGGTCACGACGTGCCGATCGAGCTGTGGGCGCGTGTTGCGAAGCTGACCGATAGCGAGCTGCTCGAAACGATCGAGGATGCCGTCGACGCGCATGTGCTCGAGGCCGGTCCGTCTGGGACGCGTGTGATGTTCGTGCACGCCCTGACGCGATCCGCGCTCTATGAAGGCATTTTTCCGCCCAAGCGCCGGATCCTCCATCAGCAGATCGCCGATGCGTTGATCGAATCGAGGATGCAGAATCCCGACGCGATCGCGTATCACCTGGTGCAGGCAGGGGATGTCCGCGCGCCGGAATGGCTGATCGCGGCCGGGGATGCCGCGCAACGGTCGTATGCCTGGTTGTCGGCGGTCGACCGGTTCGAGCAGGCCGCCGCGCTCCTGGCAGAAAGCGGCGGGTCTGAGCAAACCCGGGGTTGGCTCCTGTATCGGCTGGCGCGGTTGCAGCGCTATCGGAGCGGTCACCGAGCCGTCGAAGCCATTGCGGAAGCCGAGCGAATCGGCCAGCGAACTGGCGATGCGATGCTGGAAACCGATGCCCGGTATTCGCTCGGCATCATCCAGCTCTTCGGCGGGGAGTTCGGTCCCGGCATCACGAACATGGTGGACGGAATCGAGCGTATGGAAACGCAGCTCGATGCCACCATGGTCACGTCCGATGACCGCGTTCCCTGGATGGCCGACTCGCTTCCGTCCGTCGATAGCCAAGCGCTGCGTGAGAGCGATGGCGGCATCGAGGTTCTGCGCGCGCGCGGCATGCACCACCGGCGCGGCGGGATGCCCATGTTTCTTGCGATGGCCGGGCGGTTTCAAGAGGCGGAAGCTGTTGCCCAGCCGTTTCTCGATGCGACCGCCGACACATCGACCCTCGGCAATTGGGTGGCATCTGCGAGAGGGCATTGCCACCTGGGAGCCGCGATTGCCCGGGTGCATATGAGCGACCCGTCCGGAGCGCGGACGCATTTCGAAGCCGGACGCGCTCTGTACGCATCGCTCGATCATCATGCGGTCATGGCGTTTTCCATGCTCTGCGAGCTGCGCGAGTCGGTTATTCCCTTCGCGACGCGCGATGTCGAGTTTCGGCGCAGGCTGGGACGGGAGGCAAGCGAAGCGCTCAGCCGGGCGGCCGGATCGTTCCCGGCGGAGCTTTCACCGGAACGCGCCATGCTGGTGGTGCATTTCCTCGATGGGTCCTGGGATGAGGCGTTACGCATCGCCAGCGATAGCCCAAGCCATGGGGCGGCGTTACTCCGCCGGGAGGTTGTGGTGACCGTTGCCGCCATCGCTCGAGCGCAAGGCCGCGTTGCCGATGCGCGCGCCGCCCTCGCGCAGGCGCTTCCGCTCGGGCAGGCAACGGTTCCAGGAACCACGCTTTTCTCCGAATCGACGGATGTGATGATCATTGCCGCCGATCTGGCAATCGATCAACGATCGCTGGCGGAAGCCCGCGGGTGGCTGGAGACACTCGACCGGTGGTTCGCCTGGAGTGGCGCCACCCGGGGTCTGGCCGAAGGCACGCTTCGCTGGGCGCGTTGGCATCGGGCGGCGGGTGACGATGCGCGGGCCATCGAGCTGGCCCGTTCCGCCATCGAACTGGCGCGAGACCCGGATCAACCCCTCGTGCATATTGGGGCCAACCGGCTGCTGGGCGAGATCGCGGCCGCGGCGGGGAACACCGCCGATGCGCAAGCCTTGCTGGAGGCATCGCTCGATCTTGCCACCGCGTGCCAGATCTCCCACCTGGAAGCGATGGCGCATGCGTCCCTCTCGTTGTTGATGGCCCAAATCGACGAGCACCAGGTCGCGCGGATGCACGCTGCGCACGCCCGGCCGATTGTGGAGCGGTTGGGTCTGGCGATGGCGCGGCAGCAATTGGCCGCTGTCGATGCGCGCTTGAGTGCGT
- a CDS encoding carbohydrate ABC transporter permease, which yields MTSRELAGSAPAVYTTPRQSGLWSFWRSIRKPVSTLAWYTVMIAVSLVVLIPIILVIFGSFKTVNEFFATPYGLPEKFDFFNYRKAWDTANLQRASLNSLIATSLGVFFSTILACLASYGLARFDFRGKSWIRLAFIGGLVVPVQLIIIPIFVIMRQTGLLGSIWSLVLVYSVLGIPLGVLVMVGFFNALPRDLEEAARIDGASHFQIFSRIMLPLTRPALAAVIILNGVWMWNDFFLGLILLTREDAYTLPVAIMAFRGSYMTEWGLIFASVIISILPVLIAYVLLSRQFIAGLTAGSVKG from the coding sequence ATGACGAGTCGCGAGCTTGCCGGATCGGCTCCGGCGGTCTACACCACACCGCGCCAGAGCGGGCTTTGGAGTTTCTGGCGTTCGATCCGCAAACCGGTTTCCACGTTGGCCTGGTATACGGTCATGATCGCGGTCAGCCTGGTGGTGCTGATTCCCATCATTCTGGTGATCTTTGGATCGTTCAAAACGGTGAACGAGTTTTTCGCGACTCCCTATGGGCTGCCCGAGAAGTTCGATTTCTTCAACTATCGCAAGGCGTGGGATACCGCAAATCTGCAACGCGCCTCGCTGAACAGCCTGATCGCGACGTCGCTTGGGGTCTTCTTCAGCACCATTCTGGCGTGTCTGGCGTCGTATGGGCTGGCGCGGTTCGATTTTCGGGGGAAGAGCTGGATCCGGCTGGCGTTCATCGGCGGTCTGGTGGTGCCGGTGCAGCTGATCATCATCCCGATCTTCGTGATCATGCGGCAAACCGGGTTGCTGGGAAGCATCTGGTCGCTGGTGCTGGTCTATTCGGTGCTCGGCATTCCGCTGGGGGTGCTGGTGATGGTCGGTTTCTTCAACGCGCTGCCCCGGGATCTCGAGGAGGCTGCGCGAATCGATGGGGCGAGCCATTTCCAGATCTTTTCCCGCATCATGCTGCCGCTCACGCGACCGGCGCTGGCGGCGGTGATCATTCTCAACGGGGTCTGGATGTGGAACGATTTCTTCCTGGGGCTGATCCTGCTCACCCGGGAAGATGCGTATACCCTGCCGGTGGCGATCATGGCGTTCCGCGGATCGTACATGACCGAATGGGGGCTCATCTTCGCCAGCGTGATCATCTCGATCCTGCCGGTGCTGATCGCGTATGTGTTGCTCTCGCGCCAGTTCATTGCTGGACTGACGGCCGGGAGCGTGAAGGGGTAG
- a CDS encoding sugar ABC transporter permease, with product MSSDNRGRSESGWRFPDVPYFWFIFPGLLAYTILFIWPTIRSFYLSLYDWSGRGPLGPIVWEQNFRTIAHSDKFWQAAGNSFRLFIFIFVFQNTVSLGLAILLNRRGAATHFFRVIIFLPQIMSAVATGIIWIIMLDPIIGAVNPFLADIGLESLQRQWQSDPAWALRTVMIVMAWQWNGMAVILYLAGLQNVPDDLKHAAMIDGAGRFRAFRDITFPMLAPAFTIVTVLSFILIFRAFDLIYILGGPAGVPDGHTLVLGVLIYSDAFGQGAFNSQARFSYAMAEGVTLFLFLAAISGLLIWLLGRRESAVKS from the coding sequence GTGTCCTCAGACAACCGAGGGAGATCCGAAAGCGGCTGGCGCTTTCCCGATGTGCCCTACTTCTGGTTCATTTTTCCTGGGCTGCTCGCCTATACGATTCTCTTTATCTGGCCGACGATCCGATCGTTTTATCTCAGTCTGTATGACTGGAGCGGGCGCGGTCCGCTTGGGCCGATCGTCTGGGAGCAGAACTTCCGCACCATCGCCCATTCGGACAAGTTCTGGCAGGCGGCCGGCAATTCGTTTCGGCTCTTCATTTTCATCTTTGTCTTTCAGAACACCGTGTCGCTGGGGCTGGCGATTCTGCTGAACCGGCGTGGCGCGGCGACCCATTTCTTCCGGGTCATCATCTTTCTGCCCCAGATCATGTCAGCGGTGGCCACCGGCATCATCTGGATCATCATGCTCGATCCCATCATCGGCGCGGTGAATCCGTTCCTGGCCGACATCGGGCTCGAATCGTTGCAACGCCAATGGCAATCCGATCCCGCCTGGGCTTTGCGCACGGTGATGATCGTGATGGCCTGGCAATGGAACGGGATGGCGGTGATCCTCTATCTGGCGGGGTTGCAGAACGTGCCGGACGATCTGAAGCACGCCGCCATGATCGACGGGGCTGGCCGATTCCGCGCTTTCCGGGACATTACGTTTCCGATGCTGGCGCCGGCCTTCACGATCGTGACGGTGCTCTCCTTTATTCTGATCTTCCGCGCGTTCGATCTGATCTATATCCTGGGCGGTCCCGCCGGGGTGCCGGACGGCCATACCCTCGTGTTGGGGGTGCTGATCTATAGCGACGCCTTCGGGCAGGGCGCGTTCAACAGCCAGGCCCGGTTCAGCTATGCCATGGCGGAAGGGGTGACGCTCTTCCTCTTCCTGGCGGCGATATCCGGACTGCTCATCTGGTTGCTGGGACGGCGAGAATCGGCGGTGAAATCATGA